Below is a window of Vulpes vulpes isolate BD-2025 chromosome 14, VulVul3, whole genome shotgun sequence DNA.
ccattatagatccttggagaaatgtctattcagattcttttccCATTGTGTTAGTTTTTTATTGTGTAGAAAAATGATCACTTTACCCTCTTGACGGTTTTACAGAGCTAGGCAGCACTGCTTATAAATCTATTTGTCAGTATGTGAGAGCTTATAAACCGAAGGTAGCTGGAAGTAAGTCATAATGAGCCTTTGTCAGGAACTTAAGGccattccttttacatttattgaataatcacTGTGCATTAGGGTCTAGTAAAATGAAGATGGATAAGATTTGGCAGTCCTTGCCCTTGAGTCTATGATCTACAGTGTGGATGGGGGCAGTGATGGAGGAAATGATGATGCGGAATCCATGGCTGTCCAGAGAAGGCGATGGCAGGTGGAAGGTAATGTATAGAAGCATGGCAGCATGGATAACTGAGTTCAGCAGTTGGTTGAGTGAGGGGCCTGTCCGGGGAATGCTCAAAAGTTGAGTTGGCTGGAGTATTAGGGAGTGAGGGGTGAGGGATTAAGAGATAAACCTGAAAAGAGGTTTTATtctaatttaacttaatttatttgagagagagagagcactagagagagagcaagcacgagtgGGGGGtaaatgaagagggagaagcaggctccccactgagcaagaagcctgatgtgggactggatcccaggaccccagaatcatgacctgagctgaaggcagttgcttaaccgatTAAGctgcccaggctccccaggagagATTTTTAGAAAGCCTTTCCTTTGAAGACAGTTGAACTGTTTCCTGAGGGCAATGGGAAACTTTGAAGGGAGTAATTTAGCAGAGGCCTGATTGGATTTTGTTTTCCAGAGAACCTATCTGTCCTGTGGAGATTGGCTAGGGTAGAGTGGGCCAGTTAGACTAGAAGAGACTATAGAGCACTCCCTGAAATAGTGACCCTCAGAGCAGTGCCCCAGGCTGGTCTGGTTTCACACCAGGGTTTTGCATTCAGATGGACTATGACATGACCACAGATTAGGTCTTGtaggttatttttaataaaatacaaagattagGATTTTGATTTATGCattctttttgtcttaaaaattgAAGTGTCTGGGGAAGCTCTGTGGTTGAACTTTAATTGAGATTAGAACAAAagttaattgaaattaaataaataccttattattattatttttttttaagtttttatgtgttcaagagagaggcagagacacaggcagagggagaagcaggctccatgcaaggagcccaatgtgggactcgaagcCGGGAATTTGgcttcacgccctgagccaaaggcagatgctcagccaccgagccactcaggtgtacCGAAATAAATGCCTTAACTACctgttaacatttcttttttttaagattttatttattcatgagagacagagagagaggcagagacacagacagagggagaaggaggctccatgcagggagcgtgacgtgggactcaatccagggtctccaagatcacaccctgggctgaaggcagcactaaactgctgagccacctgggctgcccccgttaacatttctaaaatggaGTACAGTAGattctttaaaaacactttgTTATCTGGGTATTGATATTGGCCATCTGGTATAGACAACTGGTGTTTGTGCCAAAACTTTTCTTCATCTAGGACAGGCAACCTTTAAATTGGGACTTTTTGGCTAGAGAAATGTCTtagatatgaaaatattaaaacgtATGAAGAAACTGCTGTTGTTGGAGATCTAGGCTGGTGGCTCATTGAACCTCCAGATAGACCCTGAGGCACAAAGGAGGCCAATGAGAGCTTCTAGTCCCCTCACAAGAAGAGCTTaagtgatttatttgtttttaggctTCACTGCTGACTGGTGGCAAAGCATATCCACATTCTAGTTTCTCTGGTGCCAGAGCAGTGTCCTTGTTATCCATTTGTATctatgaaaggagagaaaatttctGTTCTGTGAGTGTTATGTGAAGCAGACTAAtagttatcatttttatttatttattttttataacatttatttatttatttttaattttttttaaatttatttatttatgatagtcacagagagagagagagaggcagagacacaggcagagagagaagcaggctccatgcaccggcagcccgacgtgggactagatcccgggtctccaggatcgtgccccgggccaaatgcaggcgccaaaccgctgcgccacccagggatcccctagttatcatttttaaagtaaactttttttttaaattttttatttatttatgatagtcacacacagagagagagagagagagagagaggcagagacataggcagagggagaaacaggctccatgcacggggagcccgacatgggattcgatctcgggtctccaggatcgcgccctaggccaaaggcaggcgccaaaccattgcaccacccagggatccctaaagtaaacttttttaaagataaaatacaaggtgcccagttaaatttgcatttcagataaaaatgttttaaaactttttgtaaTTGAAGaataacatacagaaaagtgcatAAATCTAAGTGCAAAACTCAGTAGATTTTCAGTCAGCACACACCTATATAATCAGTGCTCCTTTTGGCCCTGTCCAGTTACCACCTCTGAAGACAATGGTGACCACCACCCTGACTTCTGAAAGCATACCTTAGTTTAGCCTGTTTTGAATTTTACATACATGGAATCACACAGtgattgtgattttgattttcatttcaccAGTGGCTAGTGATGTTGAGTGtgttttcacatgcttattggctattatatatattctttggagaaatgtctttttttttttttttttttttagattttatttatttattcatgagagacacacagagagaggcagagacacaggcaggctccatgcagggagcccaaaatgggacttgatccctggtctccaggatcacgccccgggctgaaggcatcactaaaccgctgagccaccagggctgcccgaaatgTCTATTCTTGATGCTCATCTTGCTTTTTTCATCCAaactaaatttccttttcttcctcaaatttttttgtttttccatgttttgttttacctccttttttttttttttttaaggttttatttgataGAATGCACgagcaagcaggagggaggggcagaaggaggggtgaatcttaagcaggctcagtTCCAAGTCGGGAGCCTGaggcaaggcttgatctcacaacctggagatctagctgaaaatcaagtgtcagacacctaactgactgagtcactctgGCGGCcccttacctctctctctctttttttttttaagattaaggtataatttatacagaaaaattGACTCATTTTACTTGtactgttgaattttgttttttgtgttcaGTTAGGTAATCACTAAGAACTAGGACCATTTTATCACCCTAAAAACGTTTGCTTGGTCCTTTGTGCAGTTGATCTTCTGCTCTGACCCCAGGCTTTCTTTCACTATAGTTTTGTTTTCCTAGAATatcataaaatggaatcatagtaTGTAGTCTTTTTGGACTTGACTTTTTTCATTTGGCATAGTTCAGCATAATGTTTCTGAGATTGATCCATGTTGTGTATTCATTGCTGTGTTACTCCATTGTAGGAATGTACTGTCTGTTCTGTTGATGtacatctgggttgtttctacccttttttttttttttttttaagattttatttgagatcgagtgagagagagagcacgagtaatgggagaggcagagggaaaaggagaagtaggctctccccTGAGcttgggagcccaacgtggggttcaatcccaggaccctgagatcattacctgagccaaaggcagatttgtttaaccgacagagccacccaggcactcctgggtTGTTTATACTCCTATGCTATTATGAGTAGTGCTGCTCTGATCATTCCtgtgcatgtctttttttttttttttaatttatttattcataagagacacagactgagagagagagagagagagagagagaggcagagacacgggcagagggagaagcaggctccatgcagggagccagatgtgggattcgatcccaggactccaggatcacaccctggaccgaaggcaggcgccaaaccgctgagccacccagggatcccccttgtgcATGTCTTTACTGCATACATGTACGTTTCTGCTGGACTTGCATGTAGAAGTGGAACTGCCAGGCCCAGCTTTAATGGAAGCTGCCAGCAATTTTtaaagtggttgtaccagtttacacTCCAGACCAATAGTATATGAAAGTTCTCATTTTTAGATCCTCGTCAATACTTGATGTTTGTCTTTTATAACTTTAGCCACTCTGTAAGTCAGTAATTGTAACTTAAGAACAACAAAatttgcaggatgcctgggtggctcagcggttgagcctctgcctttgccccagagcgtgatcctggagtcccgggattgagtcccacatcaggcaccctgcagggagcctgcttctctctctacctatatctctgctgctctgtgtctctcatgaataaataaataaaaatcttaaaaaaaaaacaaaaaattgtagtaaaatgCCAGTTTTATAGGAGCTTTTCACAAAGCATGCTCTTGTGTTAGGTGAGCGTTTATTTTGTCTggtttatctttcctttttaactaatctctacacctagcctggggctggaactcactgtcctgagatccagagtcCTGTGTTCTCCTGACTAATCCAACCAGAAACACCCtgtctggtttttcttttatcattctgTATTGTGCTATCATAGGTAGAATTGTTGATAAATCCCAGCTTCTGAGTATCATTGATACTGAATttctggggcatctgagtggctcagttggttgagcatctgacctttgatctcagctcaggccttgatcctggggtcatggattcaagccccatgctgggcatagagcctacttaaaaaaaaaaaaaaagattgaatttcTACAATATAAGGTGATGGTGAATTTTACTTTGCCAATGTTGTGTTTAGGAGAACAGTGATTAAAGCTGAATGcttgttttcaatttgttttagCCTGAGGCCACTGAGAAACTAGTATGTTTAGTTTCTATAAATCTTCCTTTTAGTCTGGAGGCAGTGGCTGATGTTACTGgcttctcttttgcttttcagTGAGGTGCTGGCGGAGGAGTCAATAGTATGTCTCCAGAAAGCTCTGAATCACCTTCGGGAAATCTGGGAattaattgggattccagaggacCAGCGGTTACAAAGAACTGAGGTTGTAAAGAAGCATATCAAGGTGAGTTGAGTAGTACTGGTCTCTTTCCTGTGGGACAGTAGTATGGATACTGATGTCTCATTGGAGATAGTTGTAAACAGACACTAGGATGTCACAGGctcttcctgtttgttttttaaaaagattttatttatttgacagcacaagtgGGGAGCCTggccggcagagggagagggagaagcagggagcccaacatgggacttaatcccaggaccccaggccatgacctgagctgaaggcagatgtttaaccaactgagctacccaggcataaAACCatctggttttgtttctgtttaagtttattcttttcttttttcttttctttccttttttttcttttcctttctttccctccctccctcccttccttctttccttgttttatttattcatgagagacacacagagagaggcagagacaggtagaggaagaagcagtcttccagtggggatcctgatgcgggactcaatcccaggaccctgggatcatgacctgagccaaaggcttcgatacgcaaccactgagccacccaggcaccccccaccccctccatttAAGTCCTTTCTTAAGAATTTGAAATTATGAAAGTTggcttgggtttttttcccctttggcccCATACTTTTATGGGACTGTTTTCTCTCCCGTAGGATCTCCTGGATATGATGATTGCTGAAGAGGAAAGCCTGAAGGAAAGGCTCATCAAAAGCATATCCGTCTGTCAAAAAGAGCTCAATACCCTGTGCAGTGAGTTACACGTTGAACCATTTCAGGTATGTGGTGGGGCCTCTGGCTCCTGCTTGGGTCTGATATTTAGGAAGGAACTCTGACTTGGGGGTGCAGGTGAAAAGTTTCCTTATATAGAGTTCTGGCCATAAAAAGTGGGGAGAATATACCACCTAGTTAGTTCCAGCAGAGTAACTTTCACTTCTGTAAAGAGTTGCCCTCTTGAGAGATGGAGCCACTAATAAGTGTTGCAATGCTTTGATTAAAAAGAAgcttctttggggcacctggatggcttggtagttgagcatctgcctttggcttgaatcatggtccctgggtcctggggtcgagtcctgcatcgggtttcctgtggggagcctgcttttccctctgtctgtgtctgcctctctgtatttctcatgagtaaataaataaaaacttaaaaaacaataaaaaataagcttcttaaaatttttttttaattttaaggtaaaCCTAGGTACAGATGGTACTATGCTATTCtttctctgaaagaaaatgaaaagcattaCCTAGGAAGCAAAAGTGACTAGTGATATAAGGGAAAGTTGCCAAAAAACctgcctttttggtttttttcataCCACGGTTAGTTGCATACTACTGAACCAGCCAAACTGGCTACTTGAGAAGAAATGTCTCAAAAGCTGGAGTGTCTGGAGACTGTAGTTAGATTCCAAGCATGCATGACTGTCTGTGTACCAGGCTAAGAGGTTGGTATTTTGTGGTCCAGCACAAGGCAAGGTGGAATGAGGATGCCAGCAAGGATGAAATGAGTAACAGATAGGATAGAGGTCCAAAACGTGTCCCTGGTTAGAACCAGTAACACTAGTGTTGggatcataaaaatgaaaaacagtgtgAAGCTTGGGGAAGTGATTAGAATAGCTGTGACTGCAGGGCCTCATGGCTCTAAGATTCTTGAGTCCCTCTCCCTGTTACAGGAAGAGCTGCCCAGGTATCTCGATGGAGTCAGCCTGGGAGGGAGGCCGCGTTCATTCATCTGATTTTAGTTACTTAttagagcatgagttggggggtaggggtagagggagagagagaagcagactccttgctgagcagggagtccagtgtgagactcaatcccaggaccctaggatcatggcctgaaccgaagtcagacacttaactgagccacctaggggcccctgggAGACCACCTTCAAAGGGTAAAGGATAATTCATACCTGGAAGCCAAGAGCAATCATTCAGACCATGACATCATAGGAATTTCTTGGAATCTacaggaaaaattatatatacatatattgatcatatagatagatagattttagATGAAtagtttcttcagttttttttttttaactttcagtaTGAAATTAGGTGATAAGTTAGATATACAGTGATATATTTcccttattcatgagagacagagtgagagaggcagagacacaggcagagggagaagcaggctccatgtagggtgcctgatgtgggatttgatcctgggactctgggatcacgccctgagctgaaggcagacactcaaccactgagacacatAGGCGCCCCAATACATTTTCCTTAAATTATGACAGTTTTTGTTCAccaatgttgaataaaattgtgtaaatttttaaatcctaTAATTGCCACTTTCTCCCCGTTAATCAGTTGGAGTAGAGCAAGgactattaatttttattggttagGTGATGTTCTTAGGATTATTAGGATGAGCATCATATTATAAGCTAAATATACTACCCTGAAAACTCAAAGCAAGCTTTCCAGCCACTTTCTACCTCTTGCAAAAGTGCCCCTGgtacctttcctttttcttgactTCTTTAGGAGATCCTCTTTTGTGCCATATTTTGTTGGCCATGAGTTGACTTATTTGTAAGTTTAACTAAAAGTCTGCCATCCTAGCTCTCTTCCGTTGTCCTCTTCATTTGAAGAAATCTACTTGGAACCTTATCACAATGGTACTTTGTCTCCtgcaggaagaaggagagacGACCATCTTGCAGCTAGAAAAGGATTTGCGCACTCAGGTAGAACTGATGcgaaaacagaaaaaggagagaaaacaagaactgAAACTACTTCAAGAACAAGATCAAGAGCTGTGTGAAATTCTTTGCATGCCCCACTATGACATCGATAGCAGCTCAGTTCCCAGCTTAGAAGAACTGAACCAGTTCAGACAACACGTGGCCACATTAAGGGAAACCAAGGTAAGTGTTTGCATTCATACTTCATAAAAGTCGGTTTTAACTTTCCTGTAGGTActtgtaatcattttttttatagGCATCTAGACATGAGGAGTTTGTCAACATAAAGAGGCAGATCATACTGTGTATGGAAGAATTAGATCACACCCCAGACACAAGCTTTGAAAGAGATGTGGTGTGTGAAGATGAAGATGCCTTTTGTTTATCTCTTGAGAATATTGCAACACTACAGAAGTTGCTTCGGCAGGTAATGACTAATCACATTGTGGTCTGGGATCTCCAGTGTCCAGTGATTTGAAAAAACTTGACAGTTTTTTCCTTTAGTCTTAAATAAGCACTGTAAGTTAAAAGAGTGAGGGAGGATAAAGATATTAaatgagggggtgcctgggtggctcagcagttgagcatccctTCAGCTCTGGgggtgatcctgcagtcccaggacgagtcccacatcgggctccctgcatggagcctgcttctccctctgcctctctctctctctgtgtgtcatgaataaatgaataaaatccttaaaaaaaaaaaaaaaagatagtaaatgatgcaaccttttttttttaacatttatttctggCTCTAAGaatatgaaattgaaatttcGGATGAAATAATATTAGTCATATGAATGAgctagtgttcttttttttttttaacatgttatttattcatgagagacagagagaggcagagacacaggcagagggagaaacaggctccatgcagggagcctgactgggactcaatcccgggtctccaggatcacgccccaggctgaaggtggcattaagctactggggctgcccagtgttcaatttttttaattaaaaatctaaatcctAATTCTTGGGGTTTGAGATCCTACCATAATGATAGCTATACGGTTTGTGTTCCAAGTCATGAAAACACACCTCTTCACAGTCTAGTAAAAGTGCTTTTCTGTGTGGGTCCAGACATTTCTTTGCAGGAAGCTATAGGGCTGGCCTTTGTGTTGCTATCTTTGCCATAATCATTGGCTCTCCTTGCTATAGCTGGAAATGAGAAAATCACAAAATGAAGCAGTGTGTGAGGGTCTGCGAGCTCAGATCCGAGAACTCTGGGACAGGTTGCAAATACctgcagaagagagagaagctgtGGCCACGGTTATGACTGGATCAAAGGCCAAGGTCAGGAAAGCGGTAAGAAATCCAATGGGCAGAGGGTCAGCAGTCGCAACTAGTGTCACGTGTATTGTCTTTACCAGCGTCTGCCTCAAGTGAGCCTGTTTTTAAGGCAAGCATTAGACCAGGGTGGCCGTAGCCAGCTTATTATCTTCTCTCCTTTGTGTACATTTCTTAGGTTTCTGGCTCCCATGGTATCAGTGTTATAAAAAGTgtctgttggggcacctgagtggctcagtgggttgagcacctgactcatGATTTctcttcaggtcatgatctcagtgtcatgggattgagccccaggcccagcacggagcctgcctgagattctctcccttaccctctgccatttccctgctctcatgcttgctctccccaccctccacctccaaAAAACTGTTGATTTAACTCTGTAGCTTTGtgttacaattttatttgaatgGGTGGGGTGTGGGGCATGGACTTTTGAACTTTTGCCTTCCTATGTGAAAGCAAACTATGGCAAGCACCTTTACTAAGTCTCTGTTACAGCTGCAATTGGAAGTGGATAGGTTGGAAGAACTGAAGATGCAAAACATGAAGAAAGTGATTGAGGCAATTCGAGTGGAGCTGGCTCAGTACTGGGACCAATGTTTCTACAGCCAGGAGCAGAGACAAGCTTTTGCCCCTTACTATGCTGGTTTGTacaaacagtgattttttttttttttttaagattttatttatttattcatgagagacacagagagagaggcagagacacaggcagagagaagcaggctccatgcagggagcccgatgtgggactcaatcctgagtctctaggatcaggccctgggctgaaggtggtgctaaaccgctgagctacccgggctgcccaaaacacAGTGCTCTTGTGGCCTCCTCACTTGTCTTTATGAAGGCAGCCATTCACCACGTATTTCCTTTACTGAACAGATAGAGGCACCTTTTCAAGCCTTTTAGCATAAATTGCCATTCCTGTATAATTAACATTTGCAGATGCTGCTAGCAAAGGGTCTCTTGATTTCTGATATAGTAAATCATCACAGTCTGTAGTTGTGAGGCTTGTCTGTCAggtgcttactctgtgccaggctcagtgAATCCTCATGTCAAGAGGTGAGGACATGAAGGTACATAAATGTTCAGCAACTTAACCCAGAGGGATGTAGCAAGTGAATAGCAAAGCCCACATCTGAGCCCATGGAGTTCATTCCCAAGAGCTAAATGGAATTCTGGTCTGGCCTGAACTGAGTATGAGATTGTCTACtaaatttttagacattttctGTGAgcaggatggaaagaaagaatatgaaggaGACCTAGAACAAGGTCAGAGATGCCCTAAAGCTTTGAGAGTCTTAGCCCTTAGTGCCCCTTCCCCAGGTTGATCATGTGATAGGGCTCGCTTTATCATCTGCAGTCTATACTTACTGCATGTGTCACTTTTACTATAAGGAAGAAGGAAGTTGAAATGAGGGACTAGTAAATTGGGCTACTAAACGCTAGAAGAATTTTTGTAAACTACAAACTACTGGGTCTGTATCTCGCAGAGGACTACACCGAAAATCTGCTCCAGCTCCATGATGCTGAGATTGTGCGGTTAAAAAACTACTATGAGGTCCACAAAGAACTCTTTGAAGGTGTCCAGAAGTGGGAAGAAAGCTGGAGGCTTTTCTTGGAGTTTGAGGTACCACCCCAGCTTCTGTTTCCGTGGAATCTATAATCAGTTGTTAAGGCCTGGCCTGCACAGAGCCAGGGTGCATTCTCCTTTGCTCTCTGCTAGGGTTCTCACACCCTGTCTTTATCACGAAGTCTCTGAATTACCACTAACTCCTCTGTATTTGTGAAGCTTGTACGTGGGACACAGAAGAATACCATCAGTGCCTTCAGGAAAGTAGCATTCCTTGCATGTAGGAAGTCCAGGGCAGCTATGGCTGTTTCACAGCCAGGGGTGCCCCAGGCTTCTCCAGCCCATGCATGGCTCCCCACCCACTGAGAGGTGGACATTATCCTCAGGTCCAAGGTGACTTTAGAACTCTTACTGTTGCACTTTGAGTATTGACCCTCCAGCCCCTCTGAGGGCTCTTCCAGCACCTCTGCCTGCACACCAGCTGCTGCTGAGGCTGGGGGAGCTGCTACCACAGATAAATTCAGGTTCTCCGTACCAAGGAAGGAGATAGTGAATGTTGGGGCCCGTAGTTCATAATATGCTTACATTCCAACTTCGTGGTCTTCTTAGAAAGTTGCCTTTCTAAGTGTTAGGGCACATTTCTATAGTCTGAATTCCATTTCTTCTGACAGACTTGGCACTCGTAGCTTCCCTCTGAACTTTTCAGAGCTAGGGGCTGGGACTTGGATAAGCCAGACGAGACTTGTAGGAGAAAGAAACTCACTCTGAGCTTGAAGAGGCCATTAGAGAATCAGTCAATCCCTTCAAAGTCACAGGCTAGAAACTAGGATTCAAATGGAGAGAGCTGTATGAGGTCTTACAGCTGCTTGAGAACAGATGTTCTAGCCCTCAGCTGCTCCTTAACTTGTGGTTGAAAGCAAGAAGGAAGGGTCTCATTGACATGCCAGTATTtagggaaaaatcagaaacaaattgCCATCCCCTTCAGTTAGTGTTTATAGGCATTCACCAATCAAGTGGTCTTGATGGGAAACAATTTCTTCATAAGCTTTGCCTCCAAATTGTCAAGATTGTTTCTGGTTTTCTGATTATTTGCTCTGCTTTTTGAGTGTGTAAAcctaatttatatatacaaattacaGGCTTAAATACCGTTGTGATACACTGTATACACGATACAGTAACAAGAAGTGGAAAAGAAGCCTAACACTTTACATTTTTACTTGCCCATTTTGTGAGTGTTGATTTCATAAAAACCAGATTATCGGCCTCTTAACTGGGCACATTTAAGCTGCACTGTCAATATGCCAGGAGTAAGTGGGCAGGTAGGGGTGCCACCCTAAGCCCTCCTGAGTGTATAGACCTCTCCCTTGTCCCTCCACGTCTCATTCCCTATAACTGACAGTCATCTTTGACATTAGAACCAAGGGAGGGAACCAATGACATTGTGCATTACACGTTAAAgcgtatattattatttttttaagattttatttatttattcatgagagacacagagaggggggcagagacataggcagagcgagaagtaggctccatgcagggagcctgatgtgggactcgattctgggacaacaggatcgcaccctgggctgcaggcaggctctaaaccgctgagccacccagggattccctaaagcgtatattattattattttttttttaaggataaaaaatatcctgctagcagggagcctgacgagggtgTCGATTCAggaaccctgtgatcatgacctgagctaaaaggaGACagttaactgattgaaccacccaggcacttcctatcatacttttatttttaatttttttaatttttatttatttatgatagtcacacacagagagagagagaggcagagacacaggcagagggagaagcaggctccacgcaccgggagcccgacgtgggattcgatcccgggtctccaggatcgtgccctgggccaaaggcaggcgccaaaccgctgcgccacccagggatccccttatcatacttttagattaaaaaggaaacagtacTTTTCCTACATGCCATTGGATGATCTTGCATATGCCCATAGTACTCACACCCCACTCTCTTCTCTTAGAACACCAGAG
It encodes the following:
- the PRC1 gene encoding protein regulator of cytokinesis 1 isoform X6, which translates into the protein MRRSEVLAEESIVCLQKALNHLREIWELIGIPEDQRLQRTEVVKKHIKDLLDMMIAEEESLKERLIKSISVCQKELNTLCSELHVEPFQEEGETTILQLEKDLRTQVELMRKQKKERKQELKLLQEQDQELCEILCMPHYDIDSSSVPSLEELNQFRQHVATLRETKASRHEEFVNIKRQIILCMEELDHTPDTSFERDVVCEDEDAFCLSLENIATLQKLLRQLEMRKSQNEAVCEGLRAQIRELWDRLQIPAEEREAVATVMTGSKAKLQLEVDRLEELKMQNMKKVIEAIRVELAQYWDQCFYSQEQRQAFAPYYAEDYTENLLQLHDAEIVRLKNYYEVHKELFEGVQKWEESWRLFLEFERKASDPSRFTNRGGNLLKEEKQRAKLQKTLPKLEEELKARIETWEQEHSKAFVVNGQKFMEYVMEQWEMHRLEKERAKQERQLKNKKQTETEMLYGSIPRTPNKRQGLTPNRPGKVRKLNTTTMSNATANSSIRPAFGGTVYRSPVSRLPPSGSKPIITSTCLGKKTPQAGRNGANKENLELNGSILSARTFKGFQI
- the PRC1 gene encoding protein regulator of cytokinesis 1 isoform X1 → MRRSEVLAEESIVCLQKALNHLREIWELIGIPEDQRLQRTEVVKKHIKDLLDMMIAEEESLKERLIKSISVCQKELNTLCSELHVEPFQEEGETTILQLEKDLRTQVELMRKQKKERKQELKLLQEQDQELCEILCMPHYDIDSSSVPSLEELNQFRQHVATLRETKASRHEEFVNIKRQIILCMEELDHTPDTSFERDVVCEDEDAFCLSLENIATLQKLLRQLEMRKSQNEAVCEGLRAQIRELWDRLQIPAEEREAVATVMTGSKAKLQLEVDRLEELKMQNMKKVIEAIRVELAQYWDQCFYSQEQRQAFAPYYAEDYTENLLQLHDAEIVRLKNYYEVHKELFEGVQKWEESWRLFLEFERKASDPSRFTNRGGNLLKEEKQRAKLQKTLPKLEEELKARIETWEQEHSKAFVVNGQKFMEYVMEQWEMHRLEKERAKQERQLKNKKQTETEMLYGSIPRTPNKRQGLTPNRPGKVRKLNTTTMSNATANSSIRPAFGGTVYRSPVSRLPPSGSKPIITSTCLGKKTPQAGRNGANKENLELNGSILSGGYPALAPLQRNFSINSVASTYSEFAVIHLFLISTSLWGAHSWGRVGIFPRAPRLLGQLEAENPFLVLTMAWGGVA
- the PRC1 gene encoding protein regulator of cytokinesis 1 isoform X7 is translated as MMIAEEESLKERLIKSISVCQKELNTLCSELHVEPFQEEGETTILQLEKDLRTQVELMRKQKKERKQELKLLQEQDQELCEILCMPHYDIDSSSVPSLEELNQFRQHVATLRETKASRHEEFVNIKRQIILCMEELDHTPDTSFERDVVCEDEDAFCLSLENIATLQKLLRQLEMRKSQNEAVCEGLRAQIRELWDRLQIPAEEREAVATVMTGSKAKVRKALQLEVDRLEELKMQNMKKVIEAIRVELAQYWDQCFYSQEQRQAFAPYYAEDYTENLLQLHDAEIVRLKNYYEVHKELFEGVQKWEESWRLFLEFERKASDPSRFTNRGGNLLKEEKQRAKLQKTLPKLEEELKARIETWEQEHSKAFVVNGQKFMEYVMEQWEMHRLEKERAKQERQLKNKKQTETEMLYGSIPRTPNKRQGLTPNRPGKVRKLNTTTMSNATANSSIRPAFGGTVYRSPVSRLPPSGSKPIITSTCLGKKTPQAGRNGANKENLELNGSILSGGYPALAPLQRNFSINSVASTYSEFARELSKASKSDATSRILNSTNIQS
- the PRC1 gene encoding protein regulator of cytokinesis 1 isoform X8 is translated as MMIAEEESLKERLIKSISVCQKELNTLCSELHVEPFQEEGETTILQLEKDLRTQVELMRKQKKERKQELKLLQEQDQELCEILCMPHYDIDSSSVPSLEELNQFRQHVATLRETKASRHEEFVNIKRQIILCMEELDHTPDTSFERDVVCEDEDAFCLSLENIATLQKLLRQLEMRKSQNEAVCEGLRAQIRELWDRLQIPAEEREAVATVMTGSKAKVRKALQLEVDRLEELKMQNMKKVIEAIRVELAQYWDQCFYSQEQRQAFAPYYAEDYTENLLQLHDAEIVRLKNYYEVHKELFEGVQKWEESWRLFLEFERKASDPSRFTNRGGNLLKEEKQRAKLQKTLPKLEEELKARIETWEQEHSKAFVVNGQKFMEYVMEQWEMHRLEKERAKQERQLKNKKQTETEMLYGSIPRTPNKRQGLTPNRPGKVRKLNTTTMSNATANSSIRPAFGGTVYRSPVSRLPPSGSKPIITSTCLGKKTPQAGRNGANKENLELNGSILSARTFKGFQI